The Cellulosimicrobium cellulans genome contains the following window.
CCCGAGAAGTTCGTCCCGCCCTGCGCGACGGGCGCGTCGAGCCCGCCGTCCAGCGCCTCGACGAACTCGCGGGCCTGGGCGACGTCGAGCGCCTCCCACATCTGCTCCTCGGTCGCGTCAGGGCGGCCGTACCGGAGGTTGTCCGCGACGGTGCCGGAGAACAGGTACGCCTTCTGCGGCACGAGGCCGAGGAGAGAGCCGAGGTCCGCGCCCGTGAGGTCGCGCACGTCGGTCCCGTCGATGCGCACGGACCCACCCGTGACGTCGAACAGGCGCGGCACGAGGTTGAGCAGCGTCGTCTTGCCGGAGCCCGTCGAGCCGATGATCGCGGTCGTCTGACCGGGCTCGGCCACGAACGAGACGTCGTGCAGCACCGGGTCCTCCGCTCCCGGGTAGCCGAACTCGACGCCGTCGAGCTCGACGCGGCCGGTGCGCGACGTGAGGGCCACGGGGCGCTCCGGCTCGACGACCGTGGCCGTCGTGCGCAGGACGTCCGTGATGCGCTCGGCGGAGACCGCCGCGCGCGGCACCATCATGAACATCATCGTCGACATCATCACGGCCATGAGGATGTACATGAGGTAGGACAGGAACGCGGTGAGCGCACCGACCTCCATGTCGCCGGCGTCGATCTGCCGACCGCCGAACCACAACACCGCGATGCTCGACGCGTTCATGACGAGCATGACGGTCGGGAACATGAGCGCCATGAGCTTGCCCGCCTTGAGCGAGACGTCGAACAGGGCGTCGTTCGCGACGTCGAACCGCTCGGCCTCGCGCCGCTCGCGCACGAACGCGCGGATCACGCGGATGCCCGTGATCTGCTCGCGCAGGACCGCGTTGATGCCGTCGATCTTCTTCTGCATCTGCCGGAAGTACGGGACCATCCGCCAGATGATCAGCCCCACGCTCACGCCGAGCACGGGGACGATGACGAGCAGGAGGGCGGAGAGCTCGACGTTCTCCTGGAGCGCCATCACCACGCCGCCGACCAGCATGATCGGCGCCATGACCATGATGGTCAGGGACAGCAGCACGAGCATCTGCACCTGCTGCACGTCGTTCGTGGTGCGCGTGATGAGGGACGGCGCGCCGAACTGGCCCATCTCCTGGGCGGAGAAGCGCTGCACGGTGGTGAACAGCCCGGCGCGCACGTCGCGGCCGAACGACATCGCGACCCGCGCGCCGAAGTAGACGGCCGCGACCGCGCACACGACCTGGCCCAGGCTCACGAGGAGCATGAGCCCGCCGGTGCGCATGATGTAGGCGGTGTCGCCCTGCGTGACGCCCTGGTCGATGATGTCGGCGTTGAGGCTCGGCAGGTACAGCGACGCGAGCGTCGCCACGAGCTGCAGGCCGAGGAGGATGAGGATCGGTGTCAGGTAGGGACGCAACCGCGTCCGCAAGAGGCTGACGAGCATGGGGTTCCTGTCCGGGTGGGGGCTACGGGGACGGGCGGACGGGCCGCGGGGGCCAGGGGCGCCGCGGGCTCGATCCGCGAACGGGCCGGGCGAGGGCTGTCGCAGACGTGGTGACGGAACGCCCGTCAGGGCGAGGGGTCGGTGGTGACGTCCGCTCCGATGCCGCCCAGGATCAGGTCGGCGAGCTGCACGGCGTCGAGCCTGTCACCGCCCGACAGGTGCGGCAAGGCGTTTCCGAACACCAGGGAGAAGACGGCGCGCGCCGCGAGCCCCGGGTCCACGCGCAGCTGGGCGCGGTGGTCGGCGAGCTTGCGCTCGATCGCCCCGACGATCTCGCGCGCGGAGCGCTCCCGCGCGTCGAACCCCGCGCGGCGCGCGTCCGGGCCGTGACCGGCGCGCCTCCGACGTGCGGCGTCGTCACGGACCTGGCGGTCGGTCCGCGGGCCGCCGTCGGGGCCGGCCCCGTGCCCGGACACGCGGTGCGGCTCGAGCACCTGGTGCGCCGCGGAGAAGATCCGCATGCCGACGCGCTGCGCCTCGAGGAGGAACTCGACGATGCTCACCACGAGCGGACGCAGGCCGTCGTCGTCGGGGAGGCACTCGATCGCGGCGACCGCGGGCGCCGGGTCGAGCGAGCGCACGACGGCGGCGTGGAGGATCTCGTCCTTGTCGGCGAACGCGCGGAACAGCGTCCCCTCGGCGACCCCGGCGGCGTCCGCGATCTGCCGGGTAGTCACGGCCGCCCCGTGCTGGACGAGCAGCGGGATCGTCGCGGCCGCGATCGCGTCGCGGCGCTCCTCGCGCGAGAGCGGGCGGGCGCGCGTGCGCTCGGGAGCGGGTGCGTCCAGGGGCGCCTCGGGCGCCACGTCGGACGACGTGTCGGGTGGTGCGTCCGACGGGACGGGGAGCCGTGTCACGATGGCGACGCTAACTGAGTGAGCACTCACTCGCAACGCCGTCCGCTCACGGCAGAACCCTCGTGCGACCGACGACGTGCCCCCGTCGCGACGCGCGAGAGCCCCGCACCCGGGAGGTGCGGGGCTCTGCGATGCGGGTCCGGCCTCCGCCGCGCGTCACGAGGACGGCGCCGGCGACGCTGGCATCAGCGCCGCGATGCCGCCCGCGTCGGCCACCCGGCGCCGACCACGGAGATCAGCGGTGCGGCGGGAACGACGGCGGCTGCTCGTCGGCGGGCGGCTCGTCCGCCCCGGGCGCGTCCTCCACGGGCGGCGGGGGCGGTGCGTACTGCGACGGGCCGCCCAGCGGGCGCGGCGTCGCGGCACCCGGCTCCGGCGGGCCTGCGCGGTGCTCACCGGCACCGCCCGGGTGCTGGCCGCGCTCCGTCTGCGGGTCGAACGGGAGACCGGAGCGCGTGCCCGCGCTCGTGGCGTCCGCGGTGGCCGCCTCGGCCTGACGACGCGCCTCGGCCAGCGCCTCCGACGGGTCGGTCAGCGACGGCACGCCGAACTTCACGCGGTCGCGCTCACGCTCGCGGCGCGCCTCGGCGCTCGCCTCGGCGGCCTCCGCGTCCTCGGCGGGCGTCGCGCTCGGCACGCCACCGCCGTCGATCCCCGGCACGCCGCCGAAGCCCTTGGCGATGGACCCGAGCGCGGCCGTGAACTCCGTCGGCACGACCCACAGCTTGCTCGCGGTGCCGTTCGCGATCTGCGGGAGCATCTGCAGGTACTGGTACGCGAGCAGCTTGGGGTCGGCGTCGCCCTCGTGGATGGCGTCGAACACCTGGAGGATCGCGCGCGCCTCGCCCTCCGCGGTGAGGATCTTCGACTGTGCGTCACCCTCGGCCCGGAGGATCGCCGCCTGCTTCTCGCCCTCGGCCGTGAGGATCTGCGACTGCTTGACGCCCTCCGCGGTGAGGATCGCGGCACGCCGGTCGCGCTCGGCGCGCATCTGCTGCTCCATCGAGCCCTGCACGCTGGGCGGCGGGTCGATGGACTTGAGCTCGACGCGGTTCACGCGGATGCCCCAGCGCCCGGTCGCCTCGTCGAGCACGCCGCGGAGCTGGCCGTTGATCTGGTCGCGGCTCGTGAGCGTCTGCTCGAGGTCCATCGAGCCGATGACGTTACGCAGCGTCGTGACGGTGAGCTGCTCGATCGCCGTGATGTAGTTCGCGATCTCGTAGACCGCCGACTTCGGCTCCGTGACCTGGAAGTAGATCACCGTGTCGATGCTGACCACGAGGTTGTCGGACGTGATCACGGGCTGCGGCGGGAACGACACGACCTGCTCGCGCAGGTCGACCGAGGCGCGCACGCGGTCGATGAACGGCACCAGCAGGTGCAGACCCGGTTCGAGCGTGCGGGAGTAGCGGCCCAGGCGCTCGACGATGATCGCGACCGCCTGCGGCACGATGCGCACCGCCTTGACGAGCGCGACGACGACGAAGATCAGGATCAGCGCGAGGACGACGTACGCGAGGATCGTTCCGGGACTGGGGTCGTTCATCGACTACCTCCTGGTCGTCGGCGCGACCGGTCGCCCGGCGGCGCGGTGCGGGTCGTGCCGGTCGGTCACGACCCGGTCGGGTGCTGTGCGGGCAGCGGCGCGACGACGGCGGTCGCGCCGTCGATCCGCACGACGCGCACCTCCGTCCCCACGGGGATCTGGGGAGCGTCGGGCTCGGTCCGCGCGGTCCAGACCTCGCCGACGAGCTTCACGCGGCCGCCGAACTCGCTCACGCGGTCGACGGCGAGCGCCGTGCGGCCCACGTGGGCGGCGACGTTCGTCTCCGTGAGCGGGACCCGCGAGCGCAGGTGGCGCAGGAGCCACGGCCGCAGGGTGAGCAGCAGGATGGCGCTCACGACCGCGAACGCCACGATCTGCAGCCACAGGGGCCCGCCGGCAGCGTTGACGCCGGCCGCGGCGAGCGAGCCGCCGGCCAGCATGATGAGCACGAGGTCGAGCGAGATGATCTCCACGAGAGCGAGGAGAAGCGCCGCTCCGACCCACCACAGCCAGTCCATCTCGACCCCCGTTCCCACGTGCACGCTTTACGTGTACTTTACCGAATTTCCGCCCGCGGTGCACGCATCCCGGTGCGCCGGGTCGAGGACGGGTGCGTCACACGCGCGCGGCGCGCGCCATCCAGCGTCCGCCGCCGTGCGCGACGAGGAGCGGGATGCCGAACGCGTCGCTGAGGTTCTCGGCCGTGAGGACCTCCTCGACCGGTCCGGCCGTGTGCACGACGCCGTCCTTGAGCAGCAGCAGGTGGGTGAACCCCGGCGGGATCTCCTCGACGTGGTGCGTGACGAGCACGAGCACCGGAGACGCCGGGTCGCCCGCGAGCTCGGAGAGCGCACCGACCAGCTCCTCGCGCCCGCCGAGGTCCAGCCCCGCAGCAGGCTCGTCGAGCAGCAGGAGCTCGGGGTCGGTCATGAGCGACCGCGCGATCTGGGTGCGCTTGCGCTCGCCCTCCGAGAGGGTGCCGAACAGGCGGTCCGCCAGGTGGTCGACGCCGAACGCGGCGAGCAGGTCGCTCGCCCGCTCCGCGTCGAACTCCTCGTACTCCTCGCGCCACCGGCCCGTGACGCCGTACGCGGCCGTCAGCACGACGTCGCGCACCGTCTCGTCGCCCGGGATCCGCTCCGCGAGCGCCGCCGACGCGAGGCCGATGCGCGGGCGCAGCTCGAACACGTCGACGCGGCCGAGCCGCTCGCCGAGGATGTCCGCCGTGCCCGCGGTGGGGTGCATGCGCGCGGACGCGATCTGCAGCAGCGTCGTCTTGCCGGCGCCGTTGCGGCCCAGCACGACCCACCGCTCGCCCTCGTTCACCTGCCAGTCCACCGCGTCGAGGATGGTCTTGGTGTCACGGCGGACCGTGACGCCCTTCAGGTCGAGAACCGCGCTCATGGTCACCGACCCTATAGGTTGGCCGACGTGGTCTCACACTCGTCCGAGGGCCCGCGCGACGCGACCGGCCCCGGTTCCGGTCCCGGCTCCGCGTCGAGCGCGGGCGCCCTCCCCCGCAGCGCGCTCCTCGCGCTCTGGCTGCGCGCGGCGCGCCTCGGCGACGAGGACGGGCTGGCCCGCCTGCTCCGCGCGGTGCAGCGCGACGACGAGCCGCACGTCGTGTCGGGGGCGCTGGGCGACCTCCGCCTGGAGGACCTGGCCGGGGCGTGGGCCGGCGACGCACGCGAGGTCGTGGCGCTCGCCCCGGTCCCCGGCGACGTCACCGGCGTCCCGCCCGAGGCCGCGGCACGCGCGACCGACGCCGGCGAGTGCGTCGTCGTCACCACGTCCTCCGGGTCGTGGGCGCTCGTGCCGGAGGTCACCGAGTTCGGCAGCGACCTCGAGCCGGGCCACCTCGTGACGTGGCACGTGACGTCGGTCGGCCCGTGGAGCACGCGCGTCCTCGGCGCGCTCGGCTCGCTCGCCGAGGCCGAGCGCGACCTGCGCACCGCGCTGCTCCTCGCGACCCGCGCCCTCGACGAGCTCGACGTCGCACGCTGGCGCGACGACGCCGCCGGAGCCATCGCCGACCTGCGCGCCGGCGGCGCCCCCACCTGGCAGCTCCCCGCGACCGTCCCGCCGCGCGCCGTCCAGGTCCTCACCCAGGCCGTGCGCCTCCGCGCCATCGTCGACCTGGCCACCGCCGACGACGGCGGGTCCGTCAACCTCTGGCAGGCCGACCAGCGCTCCACCGCCCTGCGCGAGGTCGACCGCGCCTCCCGCCACGCCGTCGGCGCCGCCACCCTCTGGATCGCCTCCTGACACTCCGCGAGATCGACCCGCACGTCGCGAGATCGGCCTTCTGAGGGTCGGTCTCGCACGTCGGGTCGATCTCGCGGGTGGTTCGGCGAGGTGGTTCGGCGAGATGGTTGGGCGGTGTGGTTCGGAGGTGTCGTCCTGGTGCTCGACGACGGTGCGGCCCGTCGGGTGCAGGGGTGCTACCCGGACAGGTTGTCGGTGACGAGGCGGGAGCGGGCTTCGTAGACGCGCAGGGGGTCGGCCGTGCTGGTGGTGGTCGCGGTGCCGGTGACGTCGGTCCAGGTGGTGGTGCCGGTGATGCGGAACTGCCCGGACCAGGTCGTGGTGAGCGTGATCTGGATCTGCTCGGCCGGTTGGTCGTAGGTGTGCGCGACCGTGTGGTGCGGGTAGGGCGCTCCCGGGTCGGTCGTGGACAGCGGGGCGGTGCCGTCGCCGTAGTCCCACGCGTACGTCCGCGGGGTGGCGCGGATCTGCACGGGGATGCCGAGCAGGGTCGTGTCCAGGGTCTGCTCGCCGGGCTGGGTGTAGGTGATGGTGGGGACGTTGACCAGGGTCCACCCGTCCGGGGGCTGCACGATCACCGGGGACGGCGCGATGGTCAGGGTGCGGAACGCGGCCTCGGCCTCGCCGGCCAGGTCGGCCGCGCCCACGCAGGACCCGTCGGCGACGAGCTCCCAGGCCGAGACCGCGGTGCGGGTGCCCTCGTCGGTGGTGGTCCAGGTCTGGCGGAACAACGGCTCCATCGCGACCTGGTCCGGCGTGCACCCCGGGTCGAACCCCGCCGGGCTCTGCCCGTCCGGGCACGCGGGCACGAGCCCGGGCAACGTCGTGGCGTGGTCACCGTCGTAGCACCGGTACGCCGGCCCCCGCCGGAACGCCTCCGACGCCGGACCACCACCCGCCGCCGCCGGCACGTACTCCGCCCCACCATTCGGCCCCGCCGTTCCGTGGAGTATTGCCTTGTCGCCGCCCAGTTCACCCCAGATTTCCGCGTCCCCTGTTCCGGCTGGGGGTGTGACGTTTGCGACGATGACGCCGACGAGGCCGGCAAGGGCCACCAGAGTCGTGCTCATTCGGCACTCGTCACAGCAAGAACGAGCCAGCCGTCAGCAAGGTGCTTCATATCGATCTGCAGCTTTCCGCTCGCCCCTTGGTCCTCGGAGACGACTGAGCCGTCCGCTGCGACCCGCTTGTGAGGCGACTGCACGAAGTCGAAGAGGACTGGAAATCCGCCAACGAAGTCGTCGTACAACCCCACGTCTGGGTTGGTCACGTCGATGCCGGCTCCCGTGAACGAGTCGTTGTTTGCACGGACTTCGCCGGCCCGATCGCGGACGCTGGTGCAGAACGTGCATGTCTCAGCCCAGGTCATCGCGTCCCACTCGGCGGTGTCACCCGTCGCGAGGACATATGCGTACAACGACAGGAAGTACTCCGCCGCCGCGGCGGCACCCTCCGCGTCGTCGCGGTCCATCGCCGCGGGACGTTCCGGCTTCGCCGGTCCGGTCTCGGTCGGCGACGGCTCGGACGGCTCCGACTCTGACGGCGATGGCACGACCGGCTCGTCGACCGACGGCGACGGACCGGCGTCGCCGCCCCCGGTGCACCCGGCGACCACCCACCCGACCGCGACGACGACGCCCACGGCGAGCGACCGCCGTCGGGCACGGGACAGCACACGAGAACGACGCACGAGACCCCCTGCTGATCGATGCGAACCACCCGGCACGTCACTTCGACGAGGCGTGCGGGCTGCCCAG
Protein-coding sequences here:
- a CDS encoding ABC transporter ATP-binding protein → MLVSLLRTRLRPYLTPILILLGLQLVATLASLYLPSLNADIIDQGVTQGDTAYIMRTGGLMLLVSLGQVVCAVAAVYFGARVAMSFGRDVRAGLFTTVQRFSAQEMGQFGAPSLITRTTNDVQQVQMLVLLSLTIMVMAPIMLVGGVVMALQENVELSALLLVIVPVLGVSVGLIIWRMVPYFRQMQKKIDGINAVLREQITGIRVIRAFVRERREAERFDVANDALFDVSLKAGKLMALMFPTVMLVMNASSIAVLWFGGRQIDAGDMEVGALTAFLSYLMYILMAVMMSTMMFMMVPRAAVSAERITDVLRTTATVVEPERPVALTSRTGRVELDGVEFGYPGAEDPVLHDVSFVAEPGQTTAIIGSTGSGKTTLLNLVPRLFDVTGGSVRIDGTDVRDLTGADLGSLLGLVPQKAYLFSGTVADNLRYGRPDATEEQMWEALDVAQAREFVEALDGGLDAPVAQGGTNFSGGQRQRLAIARAIVRDPAVYLFDDSFSALDYATDARLRAALAPRTRHSTVIVVAQRVATIRGADQILVLDHGRIVGRGTHAELLESNETYQEIVYSQLSIEEAA
- a CDS encoding TetR/AcrR family transcriptional regulator, which gives rise to MTRLPVPSDAPPDTSSDVAPEAPLDAPAPERTRARPLSREERRDAIAAATIPLLVQHGAAVTTRQIADAAGVAEGTLFRAFADKDEILHAAVVRSLDPAPAVAAIECLPDDDGLRPLVVSIVEFLLEAQRVGMRIFSAAHQVLEPHRVSGHGAGPDGGPRTDRQVRDDAARRRRAGHGPDARRAGFDARERSAREIVGAIERKLADHRAQLRVDPGLAARAVFSLVFGNALPHLSGGDRLDAVQLADLILGGIGADVTTDPSP
- a CDS encoding SPFH domain-containing protein; protein product: MNDPSPGTILAYVVLALILIFVVVALVKAVRIVPQAVAIIVERLGRYSRTLEPGLHLLVPFIDRVRASVDLREQVVSFPPQPVITSDNLVVSIDTVIYFQVTEPKSAVYEIANYITAIEQLTVTTLRNVIGSMDLEQTLTSRDQINGQLRGVLDEATGRWGIRVNRVELKSIDPPPSVQGSMEQQMRAERDRRAAILTAEGVKQSQILTAEGEKQAAILRAEGDAQSKILTAEGEARAILQVFDAIHEGDADPKLLAYQYLQMLPQIANGTASKLWVVPTEFTAALGSIAKGFGGVPGIDGGGVPSATPAEDAEAAEASAEARRERERDRVKFGVPSLTDPSEALAEARRQAEAATADATSAGTRSGLPFDPQTERGQHPGGAGEHRAGPPEPGAATPRPLGGPSQYAPPPPPVEDAPGADEPPADEQPPSFPPHR
- a CDS encoding NfeD family protein translates to MHVGTGVEMDWLWWVGAALLLALVEIISLDLVLIMLAGGSLAAAGVNAAGGPLWLQIVAFAVVSAILLLTLRPWLLRHLRSRVPLTETNVAAHVGRTALAVDRVSEFGGRVKLVGEVWTARTEPDAPQIPVGTEVRVVRIDGATAVVAPLPAQHPTGS
- a CDS encoding ABC transporter ATP-binding protein, with product MSAVLDLKGVTVRRDTKTILDAVDWQVNEGERWVVLGRNGAGKTTLLQIASARMHPTAGTADILGERLGRVDVFELRPRIGLASAALAERIPGDETVRDVVLTAAYGVTGRWREEYEEFDAERASDLLAAFGVDHLADRLFGTLSEGERKRTQIARSLMTDPELLLLDEPAAGLDLGGREELVGALSELAGDPASPVLVLVTHHVEEIPPGFTHLLLLKDGVVHTAGPVEEVLTAENLSDAFGIPLLVAHGGGRWMARAARV
- a CDS encoding DUF6318 family protein → MGVVVAVGWVVAGCTGGGDAGPSPSVDEPVVPSPSESEPSEPSPTETGPAKPERPAAMDRDDAEGAAAAAEYFLSLYAYVLATGDTAEWDAMTWAETCTFCTSVRDRAGEVRANNDSFTGAGIDVTNPDVGLYDDFVGGFPVLFDFVQSPHKRVAADGSVVSEDQGASGKLQIDMKHLADGWLVLAVTSAE